A genomic region of Cannabis sativa cultivar Pink pepper isolate KNU-18-1 chromosome 1, ASM2916894v1, whole genome shotgun sequence contains the following coding sequences:
- the LOC115704883 gene encoding protein BRI1-5 ENHANCED 1 gives MEEEEEGRGTICVTGGTGYVASWLIMRLLQHGHSIRATVRSHSSDNNKRDISYLTSLPGAKERLEIVEADLDRPESFDRAIQGCVGVFHLAHPMNVDGKETEEIVTRRAVEGTLGILKACLANSDTIKRVVYTSSAVTVLFNDNDPSCVSDETTWSDLEVCRRKSNNDRVSSSYLVSKTVVERTALDFAEKHGLNLVTLVIPLVVGPFICPKIPSSVYFPLAMIFGNQDVYKHFVKFDMVHIDDVASAHIFFLEKHYSTNAKAGRYICSSTDITIHELFHSLSTRYPEFHLSLVDDLKEIKVDKKKYSSLSSMKLLETGFKFKFGLDEMLAGAIQCCKDKGFL, from the exons atggaagaagaagaagaaggcagAGGCACAATTTGTGTAACTGGTGGAACTGGTTATGTGGCTTCATGGCTCATAATGAGACTTCTTCAACATGGTCACTCAATAAGAGCTACCGTTAGATCTCACTCATCAG ataataaCAAAAGAGATATAAGCTACCTCACAAGCCTACCAGGTGCAAAAGAGAGATTAGAGATTGTTGAGGCAGATCTGGACCGTCCAGAGAGTTTCGACAGAGCAATCCAAGGGTGCGTAGGAGTCTTTCATTTAGCCCATCCCATGAACGTGGACGGAAAAGAGACGGAAGAAATAGTTACCAGAAGAGCCGTAGAAGGGACACTTGGCATCCTCAAGGCTTGCCTCGCCAACTCTGACACCATAAAACGTGTCGTTTACACATCCAGTGCCGTAACGGTTTTGTTCAACGACAACGACCCTAGCTGCGTAAGCGACGAAACGACATGGAGCGATCTCGAGGTTTGTCGTCGTAAGAGCAATAATGATAGAGTAAGCTCTTCTTATTTGGTATCAAAGACTGTAGTGGAAAGAACCGCACTAGATTTTGCCGAGAAGCATGGATTAAATCTCGTTACTTTGGTTATTCCTTTGGTGGTTGGACCTTTCATTTGTCCCAAAATACCTTCCTCCGTTTACTTTCCACTCGCCATGATTTTTG GAAACCAGGATGTATATAAACATTTTGTTAAGTTTGATATGGTACACATAGATGACGTGGCAAGTGCGCATATCTTTTTTCTAGAGAAACATTATAGTACTAATGCGAAAGCAGGGAGGTACATTTGTTCTTCGACGGATATAACCATTCACGAATTGTTTCATTCTCTTTCAACAAGATACCCAGAATTTCATTTATCATTAGTAGA TGATTTAAAAGAAATTAAGGTTGATAAGAAGAAATATTCTAGTCTGTCCTCAATGAAGCTTTTGGAAACTGGGTTCAAGTTCAAATTCGGCCTTGATGAAATGCTTGCGGGTGCTATTCAATGCTGCAAAGACAAGGGTTttctttaa